One stretch of Zingiber officinale cultivar Zhangliang chromosome 6B, Zo_v1.1, whole genome shotgun sequence DNA includes these proteins:
- the LOC121989787 gene encoding vacuolar protein sorting-associated protein 26A-like yields MNYIIGAFKPPCHITISFIDGKTRKKASIKKENGQTAIVPLFQSLENIVGEVSIDPVQGKKLEHTGVKIELLGQIELYFDRGNFYDFTSLVRELDVPGEIYERKTFPFEFSSVEMPYESYNGVNVRLRYVLKVTISRNYVSNIVEYQDFWVRNYNPAPTINNSIKMEVGIEDCLHIEFEYNKSKYHLKDVIIGKIYFLLVRIKLKNMELEIRRRESTGSGPNTYVETETLAKFELMDGAPVRGESIPIRLFLSPYELTPTYRNINNKFSVKYFLNLVLVDEEDRRYFKQQEITVYRLQEAP; encoded by the exons ATG AATTATATTATTGGAGCTTTCAAGCCACCATGTCATATTACAATTTCATTTATTGATGGGAAAACCAGAAAGAAG GCTTCTATAAAGAAAGAAAATGGACAGACTGCAATTGTTCCACTTTTTCAAAGCCTAGAAAATATTGTCGGTGAG GTGTCTATAGATCCAGTTCAAGGGAAAAAACTAGAACATACTGGTGTGAAAATTGAGCTCCTTGGTCAGATCG AGCTTTATTTCGACAGAGGAAATTTTTATGACTTCACCTCTCTAG TGCGTGAGCTTGATGTTCCTGGTGAAATCTATGAAAGGAAGACATTTCCTTTTGAGTTCTCTTCTGTTGAGATGCCTTATGAGTCATATAATGGTGTCAATGTCCGATTAAG GTATGTTTTGAAAGTGACAATCAGTCGTAATTATGTCAGCAATATTGTGGAGTACCAAGATTTCTGG GTTCGCAACTATAACCCAGCACCAACAATTAACAATAGTATCAAG ATGGAAGTTGGAATTGAAGACTGTTTACACATAGAGTTTGAATACAACAAAAGCAA GTATCATCTCAAGGATGTCATAATTGGGAAAATCTACTTTCTTCTTGTGAGAATAAAACTAAAGAATATGGAATTGGAGATCAGACGTAGAGAATCAACTGGTTCAGGGCCCAACACTTATGTTGAGACAGAAACACTTGCAAAATTTGAGTTAATGGATGGTGCTCCAGTTAGAG gTGAATCGATCCCTATAAGATTGTTTTTGAGCCCCTATGAGTTAACACCTACATATCGCAACATCAACAACAAGTTCAGCGTTAAATATTTCTTGAATCTCGTTCTTGTGGACGAGGAGGATCGGCGATATTTCAAGCAGCAAGAGATCACTGTGTACCGCCTTCAGGAAGCTCCTTGA